The following are from one region of the Candidatus Polarisedimenticolia bacterium genome:
- a CDS encoding 2-oxoacid:ferredoxin oxidoreductase subunit beta, giving the protein MAQTEGTGLLEPPKLTRQDFVTDQTVRWCPGCGDYSILAQVQRVMPELGIPREKIVFISGIGCSSRFPYYMNTYGFHSIHGRAATLASGLKISRPDLSVWVATGDGDGLSIGGNHLIHCLRRNLDINILLFNNRIYGLTKGQYSPTSEFGKKTKSSPFGTAEQPINPVCVAIASEATFVARSIDIDPVHLAKIVHRAAQHKGTSFVEIYQNCNIFNDGAFEDFTAKDVRSERVLVLEHGHPMVFGKNRDKGIRLNGLDPEVVTLGRDGVTEKDLLVHDENAPEPTLAYLLSRMSYPEFPVPVGVFYSAQRPTLEEILTQQGEEIARRKGPGDIEKLIRGTETWTVA; this is encoded by the coding sequence ATGGCGCAGACGGAAGGAACGGGGCTCCTCGAGCCCCCGAAACTGACACGGCAGGATTTCGTCACCGATCAAACGGTCCGGTGGTGCCCGGGATGCGGCGATTACTCCATCCTGGCCCAGGTCCAGCGGGTCATGCCTGAGCTCGGGATCCCGAGGGAGAAGATCGTCTTCATCTCGGGAATCGGCTGCTCGAGCCGCTTCCCTTACTACATGAACACCTACGGCTTCCACAGCATCCACGGCAGGGCGGCGACGCTGGCGTCGGGACTCAAGATCTCGCGCCCGGACCTCTCGGTCTGGGTGGCGACGGGAGACGGCGACGGGCTGAGCATCGGCGGGAACCACCTGATCCACTGCCTCAGGCGAAACCTGGACATCAACATCCTCCTGTTCAACAACCGAATCTACGGGCTGACGAAGGGACAGTACTCGCCGACCTCCGAATTCGGAAAGAAGACGAAGTCGAGCCCCTTCGGGACGGCCGAGCAGCCGATCAACCCGGTCTGCGTGGCCATCGCCTCGGAGGCGACGTTCGTGGCCCGGAGCATCGACATCGATCCGGTCCATCTCGCCAAGATCGTCCATCGGGCGGCGCAGCACAAGGGGACGTCGTTCGTGGAGATTTACCAGAACTGCAACATCTTCAACGACGGCGCGTTCGAGGACTTCACGGCGAAGGACGTGAGATCGGAACGGGTGCTCGTGCTGGAGCACGGCCACCCGATGGTCTTCGGGAAGAACCGGGACAAGGGGATCCGGCTCAACGGCCTGGATCCCGAAGTGGTGACGTTGGGCCGGGACGGCGTCACCGAAAAGGATCTGCTGGTCCACGACGAGAACGCCCCCGAGCCGACCTTGGCGTATCTCCTCTCCCGGATGAGCTATCCCGAGTTCCCGGTTCCGGTGGGAGTCTTCTATTCCGCGCAGCGCCCGACCCTGGAGGAGATCCTCACCCAACAGGGGGAGGAGATCGCCCGCCGGAAAGGGCCCGGCGACATCGAGAAGCTGATTCGAGGAACCGAGACCTGGACGGTCGCCTGA
- a CDS encoding 2-oxoacid:acceptor oxidoreductase subunit alpha: MSTQAEAQVPEPKSQVQELDTVVIRFVGDSGDGMQLTGTQFADTTAIAGNDLATLPDYPAEIRAPAGTLPGVSGYQISFSSRDIHTPGDQPGVLVAMNPAALKTNILDLEDGGILIVDTDAFTAQNLTKAGYKSHPLKDGSLAGYRLFELPLTSMTLRAVGDTTLGAKAATRCKNFFALGLVFWLYERPVDYTEQWIKEKFKGNEEVARANRAALLAGYNYAETTEIFTTHYRVRKAHLAPGTYRKITGNEATALGCVAASVLSGRPLFYGSYPITPASDILHELSRLKNFPVRTFQAEDEISAIGAAIGASYGGALGLTGTSGPGVALKSEAIGLAVMTELPLVVIDVQRGGPSTGLPTKTEQADLFQAVFGRNSECPVAVVAPATPAECFTMALEAFRIAVRYMTPVLYLSDGYLANGAEPWRIPALSELPEISVHFHTDASTFQPYRRDPKTLARPWAIPGTIGLEHRIGGLEKEDVTGNVSYDPLNHEKMVRLRAEKIARIAEDIPDIEVHGRDSGKVLVLGWGSTHGSITSAVEEMQSRGAEVSAAHLRYLNPFPRNLGEVLAKFDKVLIPELNLGQLRFMIRAHFLVDAVGLNKVQGKPFKISEIVRKIEEML; this comes from the coding sequence GTGAGCACACAAGCGGAAGCGCAAGTTCCCGAACCGAAGAGCCAGGTCCAGGAGCTCGACACCGTCGTCATCCGATTCGTGGGAGACTCCGGTGACGGCATGCAGCTGACCGGGACGCAGTTCGCGGACACGACGGCCATCGCCGGCAACGACCTCGCCACCCTGCCCGACTATCCCGCGGAGATTCGCGCCCCCGCCGGCACGCTTCCCGGGGTGAGCGGCTATCAGATCAGCTTTTCCTCGCGTGACATCCACACCCCCGGGGACCAGCCCGGCGTGCTGGTCGCCATGAACCCCGCCGCGCTGAAGACGAACATCCTGGATCTGGAGGATGGAGGGATTCTGATCGTCGACACGGATGCCTTCACCGCCCAGAACCTGACGAAGGCGGGATACAAGAGCCATCCCCTGAAGGACGGAAGCCTCGCCGGCTACCGTCTCTTCGAGCTGCCGCTGACGAGCATGACCCTGCGGGCGGTAGGCGACACGACGCTGGGAGCGAAAGCCGCCACGCGATGCAAGAACTTCTTCGCGCTCGGGCTGGTGTTCTGGCTGTACGAGCGGCCGGTCGATTACACGGAGCAGTGGATCAAGGAGAAGTTCAAGGGGAACGAGGAGGTGGCGCGGGCCAACCGGGCCGCGCTCCTGGCCGGTTACAACTACGCCGAGACGACGGAGATCTTCACCACCCACTACCGCGTGCGCAAAGCGCACCTCGCGCCCGGCACGTACCGGAAGATCACCGGCAACGAGGCGACGGCGCTCGGCTGCGTCGCGGCCTCGGTCCTCTCCGGGCGCCCGCTCTTCTACGGTTCCTATCCGATCACGCCGGCCAGCGACATCCTGCACGAGCTCTCGCGGCTGAAGAACTTTCCGGTGCGGACCTTCCAGGCCGAGGACGAGATCTCCGCGATCGGAGCGGCGATCGGCGCCTCCTACGGCGGCGCCCTGGGGCTCACCGGCACCAGCGGCCCGGGCGTGGCGCTGAAGAGCGAGGCGATCGGCCTGGCGGTGATGACCGAGCTGCCGCTCGTCGTGATCGACGTGCAGCGCGGCGGGCCGAGCACGGGGCTGCCCACGAAGACGGAGCAGGCCGATCTGTTCCAGGCGGTCTTCGGACGCAACAGCGAGTGCCCGGTCGCGGTCGTGGCGCCGGCGACTCCGGCCGAGTGCTTCACGATGGCCCTCGAAGCGTTCCGCATCGCCGTCCGCTACATGACGCCGGTCCTGTACCTCTCCGACGGCTATCTGGCCAACGGAGCGGAGCCCTGGAGGATCCCGGCGCTGTCGGAGCTTCCCGAGATTTCGGTGCACTTCCACACCGATGCGTCGACCTTCCAGCCCTACCGGCGCGACCCGAAGACCCTGGCGCGGCCCTGGGCGATCCCGGGTACGATCGGCCTCGAGCACCGGATCGGCGGCCTGGAGAAGGAGGACGTGACCGGGAACGTCAGCTACGATCCCCTGAATCACGAGAAGATGGTGCGGCTCCGCGCCGAGAAGATCGCGCGGATCGCCGAGGACATCCCCGATATCGAGGTCCACGGCCGCGACTCCGGCAAGGTGCTCGTGCTCGGCTGGGGCAGCACCCACGGGTCGATCACCTCCGCGGTGGAGGAGATGCAGTCCCGCGGGGCGGAAGTCTCCGCCGCCCATCTCCGATATCTGAATCCCTTCCCCAGGAATCTCGGGGAAGTCCTCGCCAAATTCGACAAGGTCCTCATTCCGGAGCTGAACCTGGGTCAGCTCCGTTTCATGATTCGCGCCCACTTCCTGGTGGACGCCGTCGGGCTGAACAAGGTCCAGGGAAAGCCCTTCAAGATCTCCGAGATCGTCCGCAAGATCGAGGAGATGCTGTGA
- a CDS encoding CBS domain-containing protein: protein MKLSATVVEALQSERIRTLRLSEPVRVTPDTTLSDTLRAMKASGSGCTLVCEEGRVAGIFTERDVLNKIAGSKVDLTEAIRHHMIRDPSSLNPDDTLQEAIQLMVDKGYRHVPLADAQGREAGMVCAKDLVEYIAEHFPAEVVNLPPRLHQVMRKPEGG from the coding sequence ATGAAGCTTAGCGCGACGGTCGTCGAAGCGCTCCAGAGCGAGCGCATCCGCACCTTGCGGCTCAGCGAGCCGGTCCGGGTGACCCCCGACACCACCCTTTCCGACACCCTCCGAGCCATGAAGGCCTCCGGCAGCGGCTGCACCCTGGTGTGTGAGGAGGGCCGCGTGGCCGGGATCTTCACGGAGCGGGACGTGCTGAACAAGATCGCCGGCTCGAAGGTCGATCTCACCGAGGCGATTCGCCACCACATGATCCGCGATCCCAGCTCGCTGAATCCGGACGACACGCTCCAGGAGGCGATTCAGCTGATGGTGGACAAAGGGTACCGGCACGTCCCACTCGCGGACGCGCAAGGACGCGAAGCGGGAATGGTATGCGCCAAGGATCTCGTCGAATACATCGCCGAACACTTCCCTGCGGAGGTGGTGAACCTGCCTCCGCGACTGCATCAGGTGATGCGGAAGCCAGAAGGCGGCTGA
- a CDS encoding carboxymuconolactone decarboxylase family protein gives MSPKIPRSYRRLKDQQPLMMEAYEKLGEACAAAGPLSEREKALVKIGLSTGARLEGGLHSHVRKALEAGMQPEEIRHAVLLALPTLGLPTMMAALTWAEDVLSDPEE, from the coding sequence ATGTCGCCCAAGATTCCCCGGAGCTACCGCCGACTGAAAGACCAGCAGCCCCTCATGATGGAAGCCTACGAGAAGCTCGGCGAGGCGTGCGCCGCCGCGGGCCCGCTGAGCGAGCGGGAAAAGGCGCTCGTCAAGATCGGCCTCTCCACGGGAGCCCGCCTCGAGGGAGGCCTGCACTCTCACGTGCGCAAGGCGCTGGAAGCGGGAATGCAGCCCGAGGAGATCCGCCACGCCGTGCTCCTGGCGCTGCCGACGCTCGGGCTCCCGACGATGATGGCGGCGCTCACCTGGGCCGAGGACGTCCTGAGCGATCCGGAAGAATAG